From one Candidatus Methanoplasma termitum genomic stretch:
- a CDS encoding adenosylcobalamin-dependent ribonucleoside-diphosphate reductase: MEIGEWLGEDNQLGIDIWQKKYCYNGETFEHWLDRVSDGNADIRQMIVEKKFLFGGRILANRGLHKTGLKITLSNCYVVTPPEDSIESIFECAGKLARTFSYGGGVGIDLSKLAPRGAKINNTASETSGAVSFTDLYSMVTGLIGQHGRRGALMLSLSCEHPDLEEFTGVKTDVDRVTKANMSIRVTDEFMDCVREKKNFVQRFMRPETKDKVEKNLNAYEFFKKLCYANWDYGEPGCLFWNRIESWNLLSEFPDYHFAGTNPCAEEPLPAGGSCLLGSMNLSVFVKEGEFDEEDFRRTVGICVRGLNDVLEEGLPLHPLQEQRDSVRDWRQIGLGIMGLADMLIKMELEYGTKEAMDFCHMLGFIMADAAIRESALIAKEKGKFPKCNIEQIMSSPYFLENTSEETRELVKQYGVRNSQLLTIAPTGTLSTMIGISGGIEPIFANSYERRTVSLSDRDEYYKVYTPVVKEYMDKHGVTDEKALPRFFVTAQNLDYKQRLNQQGTWQMHIDASISSTVNLPADFPENEVYDLYLYAWQIGCKGVTVFRDGCKRLGILSAEKAEKEQKKTDEHENGNGNGKKKKRGFVENVADDVVGKKRKLMTGCGSLHCTAFFDPHSGELLEAYLNKGSTGGCNNFMIGLSRMISLAARSGCDINSIVDQLKSCGSCPSYVVRTFTKRDTSKGSCCPMAVGWALLDMNAEMQREVKGISFEAEKETVAKTRAVINPCPKCGDELQFQGGCNICKTCGWTKCD, from the coding sequence ATGGAAATAGGGGAATGGTTGGGCGAAGATAACCAACTCGGTATAGATATTTGGCAGAAGAAATACTGCTACAACGGAGAAACGTTCGAACACTGGCTGGATCGCGTCAGCGACGGTAACGCTGACATCAGACAAATGATCGTCGAGAAAAAGTTCCTGTTCGGGGGAAGGATACTTGCAAACCGAGGCCTTCACAAGACCGGACTGAAGATAACACTCTCGAACTGCTACGTCGTGACGCCGCCCGAGGACTCGATAGAATCCATATTCGAATGCGCCGGGAAACTTGCGAGAACATTCAGCTACGGCGGAGGCGTGGGGATAGATCTTTCCAAGCTTGCTCCGCGCGGTGCGAAGATCAACAACACCGCATCCGAGACATCGGGTGCTGTATCGTTCACCGATCTGTACTCAATGGTGACTGGTCTGATCGGGCAGCACGGAAGGAGGGGGGCGCTTATGCTCTCGCTCTCCTGCGAACATCCCGATCTCGAAGAATTCACCGGTGTCAAGACCGATGTCGACAGAGTGACGAAAGCGAACATGTCCATCCGGGTGACCGACGAGTTCATGGATTGCGTTCGGGAAAAGAAGAACTTCGTACAGAGATTCATGAGGCCGGAGACAAAGGACAAGGTGGAAAAGAATCTCAACGCATATGAATTCTTCAAAAAACTGTGTTATGCGAACTGGGATTACGGCGAGCCCGGATGTCTTTTCTGGAACCGCATCGAATCGTGGAACCTTTTGAGCGAGTTCCCCGATTACCATTTCGCGGGTACCAACCCGTGCGCGGAAGAACCTCTGCCGGCGGGCGGAAGCTGTCTTCTCGGAAGCATGAATCTTTCTGTTTTCGTTAAGGAGGGGGAATTCGACGAGGAGGACTTCAGACGCACCGTCGGAATATGCGTGAGAGGATTGAACGATGTCCTCGAAGAGGGGTTGCCTCTTCACCCGCTGCAGGAGCAGAGGGACTCCGTCAGGGATTGGAGGCAGATCGGCCTCGGGATAATGGGTCTTGCTGATATGCTGATCAAGATGGAGCTGGAGTACGGGACCAAGGAAGCGATGGATTTCTGCCACATGCTCGGGTTCATCATGGCGGATGCCGCGATAAGGGAATCCGCGCTGATCGCCAAAGAAAAAGGGAAATTCCCTAAATGCAACATCGAGCAGATCATGAGCTCCCCTTATTTCTTGGAGAACACTTCCGAGGAAACAAGAGAACTGGTAAAACAGTACGGGGTAAGGAACTCGCAGCTGCTTACGATCGCACCGACCGGAACACTTTCGACGATGATCGGGATCTCCGGCGGCATCGAACCCATATTCGCCAACTCATACGAAAGAAGGACCGTCTCCCTCTCGGACCGCGATGAGTATTACAAGGTGTATACTCCCGTAGTAAAGGAGTACATGGACAAACACGGCGTGACCGACGAAAAGGCTCTTCCGCGTTTCTTCGTCACGGCTCAGAACTTGGATTACAAACAGCGCCTGAATCAGCAGGGGACCTGGCAGATGCACATTGACGCATCGATCAGTTCGACCGTGAACCTTCCCGCTGATTTCCCGGAGAACGAGGTATACGACCTATACCTGTATGCCTGGCAGATAGGCTGCAAAGGAGTGACCGTGTTCAGGGACGGATGCAAGCGTCTCGGCATACTTTCCGCAGAAAAGGCGGAAAAGGAACAGAAGAAGACGGACGAGCACGAGAACGGTAACGGCAACGGAAAGAAGAAAAAGAGAGGATTTGTTGAGAACGTTGCCGATGATGTGGTCGGAAAGAAGAGGAAACTTATGACCGGATGCGGAAGCCTACACTGCACAGCGTTCTTCGACCCCCACAGCGGCGAACTCCTGGAGGCATACCTGAACAAGGGCTCCACCGGAGGATGCAACAACTTCATGATCGGATTATCCAGGATGATATCGCTTGCCGCGAGGAGCGGCTGCGACATCAACTCTATCGTGGATCAGCTGAAGAGCTGCGGCTCGTGTCCGTCGTATGTCGTGAGAACATTCACGAAAAGAGATACCAGCAAAGGATCGTGCTGCCCGATGGCGGTGGGCTGGGCGCTTCTCGATATGAACGCGGAGATGCAGAGAGAAGTGAAGGGCATATCCTTTGAGGCGGAGAAAGAGACCGTAGCAAAGACCAGGGCCGTCATCAACCCCTGCCCGAAATGCGGCGACGAGCTGCAATTCCAGGGCGGATGCAACATCTGTAAGACATGCGGATGGACCAAGTGTGATTAA
- a CDS encoding DUF2085 domain-containing protein, with product MKVSSPGRAILLFLAVFLLLMILLPLLHPYGSFTDLDGRAGVIDNWSKLSFADPLSRGVYFLGDLFCHQETSRSFIINGSQMAFCQRDVSILTGAIVGLIATDEKISVIPIKNKTIPLIGVLMIVSTLIEWGIEFVFNVDLLAGRVATGLLAGAGIALIFQYFITKEYEKVVFKRD from the coding sequence ATGAAAGTATCATCGCCGGGCAGAGCTATACTCCTGTTCCTGGCAGTTTTCCTACTGCTGATGATACTGCTGCCTTTGCTGCATCCGTACGGTTCCTTCACGGATCTGGACGGCAGGGCGGGGGTGATCGACAATTGGAGCAAACTTTCCTTTGCCGACCCTCTTTCGAGAGGCGTTTATTTCTTGGGCGACCTGTTCTGCCATCAGGAGACATCGCGATCATTCATTATCAACGGTTCGCAGATGGCCTTCTGCCAGAGGGACGTTTCCATTTTGACAGGGGCGATCGTAGGCCTTATTGCGACAGATGAAAAAATATCTGTGATCCCGATTAAGAACAAAACGATCCCGTTGATAGGAGTTCTGATGATCGTTTCGACCCTTATCGAATGGGGCATCGAGTTTGTTTTCAATGTCGATCTCCTTGCCGGAAGGGTCGCCACTGGCTTGCTGGCGGGAGCGGGCATAGCATTGATCTTTCAATATTTCATAACAAAAGAATATGAAAAAGTGGTTTTTAAGAGGGATTAA